A genome region from Desulfurobacterium atlanticum includes the following:
- the prmC gene encoding peptide chain release factor N(5)-glutamine methyltransferase: MKLIKRATEILSEKGIETPRLDAELLMCHTLGWENRVKLYTKYDRPLSSDEVETYRQLIKQRVKGEPVAYITGRKEFFGFQFKLTKDVLIPRPETELLVEQTLEIAKNISETPIKIADIGTGSGCIIITLAKLLTKKAEFFATDISEKALDIAKENAKIHNVNVHFFKTDILENLNENFTIVVSNPPYISFKDKRVEKSVTKYEPHCALFGGEKGTEIIEKLTKQAYSKLKKGGYLLVEFGEGQAGEVKKIFEASGFKNIQVLKDLAGKERIILGEK, from the coding sequence ATGAAACTTATCAAACGAGCGACAGAAATTCTATCTGAAAAAGGAATAGAAACACCACGTCTTGATGCTGAACTTCTAATGTGTCATACGTTAGGTTGGGAAAATAGAGTTAAGCTTTATACAAAATATGACAGACCTTTATCATCTGATGAAGTTGAAACTTATCGCCAACTTATAAAGCAGCGAGTCAAAGGTGAACCTGTAGCATATATAACCGGAAGAAAAGAATTTTTTGGATTCCAGTTTAAATTAACAAAAGACGTTTTAATACCGCGTCCTGAAACTGAATTATTGGTTGAACAAACTCTTGAAATAGCAAAGAATATATCAGAAACTCCTATAAAAATTGCAGACATCGGCACAGGAAGTGGATGCATAATAATTACACTTGCAAAACTGCTAACAAAAAAAGCTGAATTTTTTGCAACAGATATATCAGAAAAAGCTTTAGATATAGCAAAGGAAAATGCAAAAATTCACAATGTAAATGTGCATTTTTTTAAAACAGATATACTGGAAAATCTAAATGAAAACTTCACAATAGTTGTATCAAATCCCCCGTATATCTCTTTCAAAGACAAAAGAGTTGAAAAAAGTGTTACAAAATATGAACCACACTGCGCTTTATTTGGAGGAGAGAAAGGCACAGAAATAATAGAAAAACTAACAAAACAAGCATACAGCAAACTTAAAAAAGGCGGTTATCTTTTAGTAGAATTTGGAGAAGGACAGGCAGGAGAAGTTAAGAAAATTTTTGAAGCTTCAGGTTTTAAAAATATACAAGTGCTTAAGGATCTGGCAGGAAAAGAACGAATAATCTTAGGAGAAAAGTAA